A window of Penaeus monodon isolate SGIC_2016 chromosome 40, NSTDA_Pmon_1, whole genome shotgun sequence contains these coding sequences:
- the LOC119597832 gene encoding carbohydrate sulfotransferase 1-like, producing MGLRGMLYRAARNRRVWTLATVLFLFYVNIIQIANMTRSEEESRRFKGRPAKAKQAGDSKFIFYQNEDDKDVVDYNQADDNDKDDVKYNGYYYQDDEAQEIEGGDEGDPYEDENEGDDNDGDHDEEEKEDGDDGYTDNVDYGDGKSRGRGEENKKVDNEDRNKESNRGGTNVIKIEPAGNMLKNEPAGQTIKKEPVEHVKQEVREEKDDQPETKRNNGEEVMMGGGRKTGADDDIYNGYYNTKENVKKVLLVTYQRSGSSFVGELLTSGGGAMYVYEPLFLWRALLGPGADAGVEERAARALGDLLDCKPEVVRAWRRRPYTYFRRKPEGVRDWCLDAELRLLKTIRSRASFVLPWVRARPDIKVVHLVRDPRGILNSVKRGGNLWSENNRNAALQCANIERDLQLQELGPHRYLRVRYEDLVESPLEETRRIFSFMGANFNDDVMAYLREHTWLAEKIPAEKQGYLKTFRDSSFKHDHWKTNMDNREIEFIENVCGSVMKKLDYHPLPPT from the exons ATGGGTCTACGGGGGATGCTGTACCGAGCCGCGAGAAACAGGCGGGTGTGGACACTGGCCACGGTGCTGTTCCTCTTCTATGTTAACATAATTCAGATAGCCAACATGACGCGGAGTGAAG AAGAGTCTCGGAGATTCAAGGGGAGACCAGCGAAGGCCAAGCAAGCTGGAGATTCGAAATTCATTTTTTATCAAAACGAAGACGATAAGGACGTCGTCGATTATAATCAAGCCgacgataacgataaagatgatgttaAATATAACGGTTACTATTATCAGGATGATGAAGCTCAAGAAATTGAAGGCGGTGATGAGGGCGACCCttatgaggatgagaatgaaggtgatgataacgatggtgatcatgatgaagaggagaaggaggatggtgatgatggttacaCAGATAATGTTGATTATGGCGATGGAAAgagcagaggaaggggagaggagaacaaGAAAGTAGATAATGAGGATAGAAACAAGGAGAGCAACCGAGGAGGTACAAATGTGATAAAGATAGAACCGGCAGGAAACATGCTAAAGAATGAACCAGCGGGACAAACGATAAAGAAGGAACCAGTAGAACATGTAAAGCAAGAAGTTCGCGAAGAAAAAGACGATCAGCCGGAAACGAAGAGGAATAACGGCGAAGAAGTgatgatgggaggaggaaggaaaacaggAGCAGACGACGATATTTACAACGGTTATTACAACACGAAAGAAAACGTGAAAAAG GTGCTGTTAGTGACGTACCAGCGCTCGGGGTCATCCTTCGTCGGGGAACTCCTGACCTCCGGGGGCGGCGCGATGTACGTGTACGAGCCTCTGTTCCTCTGGCGAGCCCTCCTGGGACCCGGGGCTGACGCGGGCGTGGAGGAGAGGGCGGCCAGGGCGCTCGGGGACCTCCTCGACTGCAAGCCTGAG GTGGTCCGTGCCTGGCGCCGCCGCCCCTACACGTACTTCCGGCGCAAACCCGAGGGCGTGCGCGACTGGTGCCTCGACGCCGAGCTCCGCCTCCTCAAGACCATCCGCTCCCGTGCCTCCTTCGTGCTGCCGTGGGTGCGGGCGCGGCCGGATATCAAG GTGGTCCACTTGGTGCGTGATCCTCGAGGCATCCTCAACTCCGTCAAGCGCGGCGGGAACCTCTGGAGCGAGAATAATCGCAACGCTGCCCTTCAATGCGCCAACATCGAGCGTGACCTCCAACTGCAGGAGTTGGGGCCCCACAG GTACCTGCGAGTACGCTACGAGGACCTAGTGGAAAGCCCCCTGGAGGAGACGCGTCGAATCTTCAGCTTCATGGGCGCTAATTTCAACGATGACGTCATGGCTTACCTGCGGGAACACACCTGGCTGGCCGAGAAGATCCCAGCTGAGAAGCAAGG GTACCTGAAGACCTTCCGGGACTCCAGCTTCAAGCATGACCACTGGAAGACTAATATGGATAACCGTGAAATCGAATTCATTGAGAATGTTTGCGGTTCTGTCATGAAGAAACTCGATTATCATCCGTTGCCTccgacttga